The Amaranthus tricolor cultivar Red isolate AtriRed21 chromosome 14, ASM2621246v1, whole genome shotgun sequence DNA window AACCATCAACAATGAAAATTacataatgaacgatgaacaatgaacgttgagcgatgaactatgaaccatgaactatgaacaatgaacaatgaataataaacaatgaataatgaacaatgaacatgaaCAGGACTAACCCACCTACTATCTGAAATTGAGTAGATGATGCCGGCCTTAAGGAGTTTGAGGATCTCATCCTTAATTACCTCTTTCAAGTTGGGGTTTAACCTCCTTTGTGACTCAATCAAGGAGAAATGCTCATCATCAAGATGAATCTGGTGTATAATGAGGGTTGGACTAATCCCCTTAATATCATCAAGTGAGTACCCAATGAAACTTCGATATTTTCTAGGTAAAACAAGCAATTTTTCCAACGAGGTGTCATCAAGCTCATAACTCACTATGACTGGACTCCCCTCATCAACATCAAGATAAGCATATTTAAGGCTAGCGGGTTGGGGTTTCAAACTTACCTTGGGGTTCCCCTTGTAGACAATACCCTCCTTAACCTCACATAGTGGCTTAAATTCAGCTTCTTTGCTTGCACATTTCTGGGTCCTTCCTACTTGTTCTTCCAACTGCTCATCTTCTTCATAAGAATCCTCATCACGCTTTGAATATTCGATTCCAATTTCCCTCTGATATTTCTCAAGTTTTCTACCAACAACTTCAAGGCGGAACACTTGTTCAACCATAGGTTTCTTCAAGATTGGGGAAATTTTGAATACGACCTTCACTTGGGCTACTTCCACCGTTATGGTGTCATCATGGCAATTGATAACCGCCCGATGTGTTTTTAAGACGGCTCTTCCAAAAATGAGTGGAGTATAAGGGTCCTCTTCCATCTCCATCACTACAAAGTCGCAAGGGACCACTAGTTCTCCCACTTGGATAGATACATCATCAAGCTCTCCACATGGAACCTTTATGCTCCTATCTGCCAATTGGATTGTCTTTCTGGAAGGTCTGAGGCTAAAGGATAGCTTCTTGGCGATGGATAGAGGCAAAAGGCTAATCGAGGCTCTCCACTATTATTAGACagctttttttttgctttttccgtttaatactattaaataatccaataatgtacaatgtaataaacaatgattaatccaatgataatcaccaattaacaccaataatcacAAATactctctttgtaaactcttgatcgtatatataatataataatatgtacatatacaaattaaagtcctaataaatcAAAAGGTGCTTTTAAGCTTAATACAATTACTTTTAAACTTACTCTagtcataaaaataatgaatgcTTGACTCCAAAAAGAGTGGCACACATCAAAAGCTCTCGATTTTTGAGATTCAATCCTACATGTTTCATATAGAAAGCAGCTTGCGAAAGTGAATAGTGGATtcgagttgagaatttttgtcctTCGAATAAACATCGACATGGCACTATATTAAACtcatccaaaaacataattaattaacatcctagaagtacattagaataccaacttaatcctaaaaataaaaaaagaataatacattatcaacaatcaatcaCCAAGGAAAATCCTCATTATACAGTTAAAATGAAATGGGAAATACCTTTGGAAGGGAAATCCCTGATGTCAGCACTATATTCTGTAACTTCCATGTAATCTCCTCTTTTCACACATTCTACATAATATTCTAGAAGTACAAATCATAAGAGTTGGGAACTTGATCATTCACAAACATCACGTTCAatcttaaatctttataaacataaaaataatgacacaaaagcaacaaaccttttgaaccttattgaagctaaaagaattgttcattatctaaaagatatcttcttgtattttataagtaatgtatataaatctcatttcattctgaggttctttaaatctcttcagtttcttagccgattttcgataagcaaaagccactatcctacttccaaatttctacttcacacagataataaagcaaagcaggtttaattccagcaaaaattatcatcaccaaataaagattgatataaattacatgattataatcttacatgatgtcgtttacaagaacaactacccattgaaccattgataccacatacataagtaattattcacattcaaatatacaactacatatatacataagtaaattattcgcattcaatctaccctaaaaatcctaattaattaaaattattcacattcaaatattcaagtaaatacataagtaaattattcacattcaaatataaaatacataccttggtaatgagatatgataattttgtttctacgataagattatgtaacctacaatgaaaaataaaatcaaaattagtataaaaaagattaaatccttattaaaacaccatgacttgaaaaagaacaagactagccctaatttcatggcttttgaaggaaaagcaataatggtgggttgaagaacttaaacaaagatggagaaggaaattcgtgtaatgggtggttattgaagcaacGAATTTCAACAGCAcaggaacttgaagaacttaaacaaagtcgtggggtttggaagacgatgaacgaaatgaagagaaaacacaatagagtcgtatgatttgaaaaacttgaagaacttgaagagatttttcctgggtttttgaagaaattttttgaaattgaagagcttgaagaagaagaccgTCGTCGTCGTGGGTTTTTAAAGAAAGTTATTTGAGGGTTTTAAGCAATTAAACGTCAAACgcggtttttatattttttgaactgattatttgctgcgggctagaaaaaaccgcagcaaataagcattatttgctgcggttttattaagcccgcagcaaatagtcatacactatttgctgcggtttttaagaagcccgcagcaaataatagccctttttttttttgcttttttcgttttatactatTGATGcttatttgttgcgggcttAGCTGCGGGCATCAGGTAGCCCGCAGCATttgtactattttttttttccttctttttttgctatttaatgctgcgtctaaggaaaaccgcagcaaatgaggttttttccactagtggtttTTCCTTTAAGAAAGCTAAGTAAATCAAACTATATTAGATAATGTATTAGGGCTTGCCCCCTTGTTTCTACAAAAAGTGGGGTATTTATACCCTGTAAGCAAGGGAGATTCGAATGCTCAAAAATGCCCTTGAGTTTGGCTTGAGAAGAAATATAGTTCCCGCAGAAAAAAGTTCCATTCGCCCGAATAAGTgatccattcgcccgaatctCGATATTTGAAgcatttcagaaaatttctctGAGGTTGATTCGCCTGAATGAGAAGTCCATTCGGTGGAATGGAGGGCCATTTGCCCGAACGTTATTTCATTCGCCTATTCCAGCAGCTTTGGTGGATCTTCTTTGAGAAAACATAggccattcgaccgaatgacatatccattcggccgaatggagCTTGATTCAGTAGTTTTAGCTGCTTTTGCCTCTTAACTTGAGCATGATCAACATCAATTGCTTGAATGGTGTCTCGGTTAGCCTAAATGGAGTAACAACTAGTGATTAGAGGCTTCCAAGCTCAGTACTCTCCGGGAAAGTCCTTGATTTGCATGCCCAAGTCTCACAACGCATCGATGTTGACCTTGTTGTCTCCGAATCTCCTGAAATAATCACAAAACAACCCCAAAGACAAGAGCAAGGTAAAATCGTGCGTAATGTGCATAATAACGATTGAAAAGCATAGAACTTGGCACAATAAAGAGGTAGTAAACGTGTTCATAGATGAGCACATCaatcatgaactaaattttTACAATCGCTTGGACACACAATGAAAAATATTATACaatgtatgtaatatatataaattttaagagtaaaatgaaatataactataatgtaaaatttatttcttaaaaattaatttctatgtttatataaaatatttcaaaaaaattaataaaaaaattaataaagtcgTAAATcccataaaaatacaaataaatgaataattatgaagaatgagcgGTGCTTATATAATAATTACATATTTACATGATAGACACGAAGTCGCCATAAACAGCTTTTAAGATTTAGGAATGTGGGACAGCAACAATAGCATTTTCTCTCAAAGACTAACGCGTTGTGCCATGTCATTGCCAAGTCAAACGTTGACCATCACCAATTTCATATTCACATAAACATTAACAGAACATGTTTAACTTCAACgcatttcaataaaaattaattcaaaaataaaagacaTACCGTATTATAAAACGGATTAAAACGCAGACCCCCTCAAACATTAATTTGTAGATCCCCATTTCTTCTGTAATAACTTCCTCTTTCTCTGCACTTTTGAAGCTAAATCTACTACTTTATCTTTTCAAGGTAAAATTCTATTTCTCTTTAGTTTTCATTCATTGATATTTCATCAATTTCTACATTTGCTGTTtggaatttcttttttattctgtgcttttgttttgtttgtttacttgttttttCCTATATTTAGATTTAAAATGTTCCAGAGATGATTTTAGATAATGTTTACGGATTAGGAACGACTAATTGATCTTTGGCATCCTAGCTTACTAGTCTCtccaaaatgaattttttttaaaaaaaaaaaaaattaaatattgttaaaataaatataaataaattatattatttgaatgaaatattaaaattattataacatatagatgaaataaaaaatatagtaaatttattttcaaatataacaatGAATCAACTTAAAAtgacataatttaaattaaatatgtcCCAAAGAGTATATATAGAAATTATAAggcatataattataattataactgGCAGTTGCACTTTTGAAAACTTTGACCTTCGATCTTTACGAAAGTAATCCCTTAGACAAAAGTTTACcccaattataaaaaaaaatatcacaaaGAAAGAGTATTAGTTAAATGCAATAATTTCTCCTATGAATAGATGTTACCACTAACCTCACCATATTCTGAAAAtactaatttgatttttgcaaatAGGACATTACCCCTCATTATTGGTGGTCCTATAATTTCTATAAATTGTTAAGTAATTTACATAATGATTTGTAATTTCTCCTATGAGCTTTTATTTTGTGACCCTGCACCTGCACTAGATAAAGAGGCTCTAAAAACTCTTTTTCATCGAATAATCATATGTTAACATtctactttctttgtttttaaatattttttgacattCATTTTTTCGTGAATTCgaatgcaaattttaaatttaaataattataattattagtttttaaaaaatctaaaagGTTGATAGTAGAAAATACTTCCTTCTATTCATCTTAGGAattccatttgacttttcacgtaTTTTAAGGGGAGTcgaaagtgggaccctaagggtagaaaagaaagtggtattatgggtttttaatgtaagggaggaaaattagttagggtaatgaagggtataattgaaaataggataaagctactaagggcataaaagtcaaaaacccatactaaaaataaaaatggaacaattaaggtgacttgaccataaaaggaaatgggacacataaacTAAACAGGAAAGAGTATATATTTACACAAATCTAACTAGATTTCATATAAATACATTTGTTTTATAGATCAAtgaaaaaattatagtcaaagttaaaactcataaattttatttgagaaaaatatatagaaatatacGGGACTAATATTTAGTGAATACTATTTGTAAGGGTATGCACATCTACACCTAAAACTTACCTAGCTTGTAGGTTAGTGGAAGTGGAATAACTAGTTGACAAGGTATAAATTTTATGTTTGTCGTGCTTCAATAAATTTTGTTTCttcacaaaataaattttcatctatAAGTACTTCACAAGGTAGTATATAATGgtgatgaaaaattgtgaaaaaaaaaaaaatgttcaagtGTAAGAGGTTGATTACAATGTGAGTGACATGTGACATTtcatcataattaaaaatttgttctaagtataatcatttaattaatatattaatcaaTGGGCACATTAGATAATGGAATGCTGTTGTACAACTAAGGTTAAACTACATGTCCATTCTAGTTTTCTAGCTGTGTAGGAAGCAATTACCAATGCATTGGTAAATTCCCTTGAATTGTAGgcttctgaaaaaaaaaaatcttatcaaACATATTTTCTGTTGAATTTTCAATTTGGTAATCATCTCAAAAACATGGATGCAAAGATGAATGGTGTTGAACAATATCGCCCAACCCCAAAATTGAACCAAAGAATCATCTCATCAATGTCAAGAAGATCTGTTGCTGCACATCCTTGGCATGATCTTGAGATTGGTACGAATTTTACTTCTTTATGTCATTTAATTTTTCTGTTTCCAATCCAATTAAAGTGGTTAATGTTGTTTGAACAGGACCCGATGCACCTGAAATTTTTAACTGTGTATGTACTCATCTACTTCTCCTTTGCTCCTATTAAAGCAAATCTTTTGTTTTTGCTTCTTTGAAAACATGATATTCTGAAATGTTGAACATTACCATTGCAGGTTGTTGAAATAACCAAAGGAAGCAAAGTCAAGTACGAGCTTGACAAGAAGACCGGGCTTATCAAGGTAAGATCATCAAACAATGGCAAACGATTCACATTTTTATTGACTTGATTCAGCCTATAGTATTATATTTTAGTTAGTACTTTATACACCTTCATACTGGCCACAACATCCTTATCTCTTTCAATAAGGGTATGGTCTCTCTAACTCTAATCATAACTTCTATCAGCAGGATATACTaggtatgataatgatgacatattgatttgtgatttttttttatataactaAATGTCTTGATTGTTCCAGGTTGATAGAATTTTATACTCGTCTGTGGTCTATCCTCACAACTATGGTTTTATTCCACGAACACTTTGTGAAGATGGCGATCCCATGGATGTGCTAGTGCTTATGCAAGTAATCAATGTTCTATTTAGGCAAAGGCAGTAGAATGTGCATTTATAGCATTTTTCTGATCTTAAAAATTTCGTGGTATCGTTCAGGAACCAGTCATCCCTGGTTGCTTCCTTCGAGCTCGTGCCATCGGTCTGATGCCTATGATTGATCACGGGGAGAAAGACGATAAGATCATTGCAGTTTGTGCTGATGATCCTGAAGTTAAACACTACACTGACATCAACCAACTCCCTCCTCATCGTTTGGCTGAGATCAGGCGCTTTTTTGAGGACTGTATCCTTCAATTTTGCATCTTAAATGAAcgatatttataattttaagcaAAGACATGTTTGTTTTTCCTTAATCGACTTTTATAGACAAGAAAAACGAGAACAAAGAAGTAGCAGTGAATGAATTTTTACCAGCTACAACCGCTCATGAGGCCATCCAGCACTCGATGTAAGTAATATTTGCAAAATGTTATTTACAAGGACTATAAATCCTTCTCTGTATCTTTCTTTGTAGGCATTGATTTTTCTGATACATACGTTTTCAAAATTTATTCAGGGATCTGTATGCAGAATATATCCTGCAGACATTAAGGAGATGATCGATGCTCTCTAATATATTTCCGAGTCTATAATCATGAAGGCTTTTCGTAACGAACTTATATGTAGTAGAGTTGATGTCGAAAATCTACAAAATTTGTATGCttctttgattggattgatttttttttcttgctgatAAATTAATTGAAGTGTAGTAAGCTGCTTGAACTTAGAAGTTGAATTCATATTATGCTTGTTTCAAATTCAggactattattattaaaatatttcttcgaaattcacttCTAGTCGTTCTATGTATATCTGTTGTCACTTAAAATGATCTTTAAAGTTTTGCTAAATGTTGTCATTTTATTGAACTGAATTTGTTTATTTCACATAACTACTTTATATGgaatttttcttgtaaaaaagaaaacataaaatggaatattttagtatatcttatatataaCGGTTTAAGTTAACAATTGATTGTAGTTTAAACTAACtatctaaaatttattttaatataattagctAAGACATATTTAATCATTATTAACACAATTTCAGCCACTAAAACACTGGCTTTTTAGTTCCTCGATCACTAAATTATAAACACTTGAATTTTAGGTAGATTATAAACAATccaattaattaagtaattttgcATATAATCTAgatgatttaagtttcttttaataatataatttacatttGAATAGATtacacataaaaaaatttcaagattTCAcagatttttaaaattgttgtaaatcaataaaatagtaACAACGAAATAATCATCCTATATCTCTAAAGGAGTTGCAAGAAAAGATTCGTATTGGATTTCAAGGACTAGGTATTCCAATCTTTACTCTAAGgctaaacaataaaaaatgtagcCATTACTAGACTTTCACTAATCAAAGCCCCAAACAAAATTACTCACACATGATGGATGAACACAAGACAAGGGTAATCAATAAACCAACAATCAATAACATAGTCAACAATAAATGTAACCAACACtaataattaacatttataatAATGTTTACAATAATAATGTGGAATTCTAAAAATGCAGATTTGCTAAAcatttgaaaaactaaaaactgTTTATGACAAACGATAAGTATTACATTAAAGttgaaaaatgaaatattttatttgttccaaaaatacataataattaatattaaatacatCAAAATCATCAAACAACAAGTGAATAACAAAATGTAGCTAAGTCCTCgaatacataaataaattattgttgTGGCCTCGATTAGAACCTAAAATTGAATCCTGCAAGATGTTGCCATCCATAATACGAATGGCAGCCCactgaatcggtcagcgcttaacacTGAGTATAATTctctatccagctcaaaataggGAAATTATacactacatttacaaaataataatttaattgtgcatttataattaattgacaccaaTGTATACTTTTACTATATTCATTCACATTCCATACtattaagtcattaagataccattctcaaccCTGGCTGAAGTACTTTACTAACACTTATACAATTCTATACTTTAttaacactaatcaagtttatcactgatcaacaagcacaactTTATAACACCTAATATATATAACAGTCTGGCTATATTAGGGTCGAAACCCTATATCTAATTTGGTGAGAGTTGTCAACCTTTCAATACAATTATGCTCAAGCTACTATAGGATAGGCAGTTAACCCTCTAtattacaccgcattttacgtgccgatTAACACAGGCGCCGGGATTTAATAtgtcggtccatggttcgacattacctacTATTAGAGTCATTTTGTAACGGACTgttcttttctaaatataagttcaatataatataatagtaagtaatgctaaaaaGGAAGTCTATTgagccgtgattattgcgaaaaaaaataaaacaaaacagtattttcaagaaaaacaaataaaacttatatcattaaaatataattttacgtattacatcttgctttaatacataattatcgttattacatacccattatataaattacatacatactatatcctaatatcacatagacaatacaatagcttcttaatgtAAAGTCACTTGCAGGATTTGCTCCTATTATAAGGGAACAGCCGATGGGAATCGGTCAGCTAAtaagccgagtataaaaacttgccAGCATAATACCAGTATACAAATATGTGCATTTCAATAAGTAATATGTAAAAGGATTTATGCAATTTAGAGGATTCAAcatttttttacatgccggaagcatggttcgacatttcTTTACTATCAAGCccttttattatcatgttactgttttcatataaatgcaacattacaataacatatgatagaaataaattcataacaatttaaatataaataatcatttattattagactaaatcaaaacttaaatgggtctttagtatttatttatagattaattttcaattagctttattaatttcttaataatcaatttcttaaatgtttatttattataaaagataaaataaatagtttcatcataaataaatactaaaaatatctttaaaaggacatattgagtttattatagatcctagcccatttatccaaatttttagaaaaaaaaattttaattttatttaattaatttcgtaatagcttagttttagaattatacatgaataattaatttccttaagattaaaattcaaacaaaatcttttaaaaaaaacttattattaaatgagttgttgtatattttattcattaaaaagaaaataattttaattgttttttttacttttctttcttttcgcctattataacaatttagattatttatttatttctttaaaatttaaatatcaaaaaatttcacaaaaattatttaaatgaaaaataaatgtgcAGTAACagtaaaacaaattatttttccagaattatatatttttaacccaaatttattttatgcgtttttttagcaaaaattaataataatctttATTCTCAACTATAATTctcgaaattaatacacaaattatatctcatatatgtatatgtacagaaaaattttcgtttaaaaattattaatatttactattttaattaaaattatttcagattatgcggttttaggaaataaaaatgaataaatcatataaattaatttacaatgaattaaatcaccaaaatttacataaaatttaatttatatattataaatacatataaaatttatgggcataattttatgtgaataaatatatgtaagaatttataccttaataatttcactattaatcggTTTCCTTATTTGTAGGatttctagccacaaaattagctttcttgaatttcttcaattaatactaaataatattattaagtgactttttgaggatttttagaaaactttctaggatttttagagattttttaggaattagcttttatttgtgaattaaattttctgatttttttctttattttcctcCCTCCTCCGACCGTAGTTGCTCTATATATAGGCTTAGTtttggtaattttatttttcttcatggGTAAGGAATTTAAGGATAAGGCTAAGTAAAGGAAGAAAACTAAAATTAGGACATGTAGCTACTTAACGCCACCTCAACTAGTTTCtagaatttctttttttatttatttacttattttattattattattattatttattattattattattattattattattattattattattattattattgttattattattattattattattattattattactattattattattattattattattattattattattattattattattattattcactagtggaaaaaaacgtatttgctgctaagTATTTGCTACGGTTATtgaatatacgcagcaataaaacgaaaaaaaaataagagaaaaaaaaaaagcaaagcaattgctgcggtttttggagTTAACCGCATCAAATAATCCATTGCaagcttaattgctgcggttaggctgtggaccgcagcaaatatcagtttaaattaagcttaattgctgcggttatgtgtggggcccgcagcaaataatataaCAGCAAAATAGGTATACACgagaagcatttattgctgcggttttctccgttgaccgcagcaaatatcccttggttattttatttttttttgcaaaacccGCCTTTTTATTATAACGTTTCATTTCTCTTGTCTTCTTCATCGAAAACTGCATACGAAAAAGCATACTGtaccattgtcttcttcaacttcttcttcttcaagttccattcttcttcaatttcgcaTACACGAAAAACCCACATGGTTCTTCAAGTTCGTTAATTacattcttcttcaagttccttcTTCTTGTTCAAGTAAGTTCTTTAAACCTATTTCAAtataaacccacgacatttcaatataaacacACGGAATTTCAACGTATTGTtgagttttgttgttttaatctattacatttcaacccaccattgttgcttttccttcaaaaac harbors:
- the LOC130799598 gene encoding soluble inorganic pyrophosphatase 3 isoform X2 codes for the protein MNGVEQYRPTPKLNQRIISSMSRRSVAAHPWHDLEIGPDAPEIFNCVVEITKGSKVKYELDKKTGLIKVDRILYSSVVYPHNYGFIPRTLCEDGDPMDVLVLMQEPVIPGCFLRARAIGLMPMIDHGEKDDKIIAVCADDPEVKHYTDINQLPPHRLAEIRRFFEDYKKNENKEVAVNEFLPATTAHEAIQHSMDLYAEYILQTLRR
- the LOC130799598 gene encoding soluble inorganic pyrophosphatase 1 isoform X1, coding for MDAKMNGVEQYRPTPKLNQRIISSMSRRSVAAHPWHDLEIGPDAPEIFNCVVEITKGSKVKYELDKKTGLIKVDRILYSSVVYPHNYGFIPRTLCEDGDPMDVLVLMQEPVIPGCFLRARAIGLMPMIDHGEKDDKIIAVCADDPEVKHYTDINQLPPHRLAEIRRFFEDYKKNENKEVAVNEFLPATTAHEAIQHSMDLYAEYILQTLRR